From Triticum aestivum cultivar Chinese Spring chromosome 4A, IWGSC CS RefSeq v2.1, whole genome shotgun sequence, a single genomic window includes:
- the LOC123087208 gene encoding putative 2-hydroxyacid dehydrogenase HI_1556 has protein sequence MDLSCYGERLLSSARFARSLDLPLPGPNPFLLEKEMDTAVIQKDLGLPVGEAIFGKTILILGFGAIGMEIAKRLRPFGVKILATKRNWSSNTVSCDLDGLVDKKGGPEDMYELVREADIVITCMTLNNESVGIVDHKFLSALKKGSYLINIARGRLLDYMAVFNHLESGHLGGLGIDVAWTEPFDQEDPILKFPNVIITPHVAGITELVCTCFFAIHRVVGDVALKLHAGEPFTEIEFVN, from the exons ATGGACCTCTCCTGCTACGGCGAGAGGCTGCTCAGCTCTGCGCGCTTCGCGCGCTCCCTCGACCTCCCCCTCCCCGGCCCCAACCCCTTCCTGCTCGAG AAGGAAATGGATACTGCTGTCATTCAGAAGGACTTGGGCCTTCCAGTTGGAGAAGCAATATTCGGGAAAACA ATACTTATCCTGGGGTTCGGAGCCATTGGCATGGAAATTGCCAAGAGACTAAGACCATTTGGAGTGAAAATTCTTGCTACAAAAAGAAACTGGTCATCAAATACAGTGTCTTGTG ATCTTGATGGGCTGGTTGACAAGAAAGGTGGTCCAGAAGATATGTACGAACTCGTTCGAGAAGCTGACATAGTTATAACTTGCATGACGTTAAACAATGAATCA GTTGGGATTGTGGATCACAAGTTCCTGTCAGCTTTGAAAAAG GGATCATATCTCATCAATATTGCCAGAGGGCGCCTACTGGACTATATGGCTGTGTTTAATCACCTTGAGTCAGGTCATTTAGGTGGTTTAGGCATTGATGTTGCTTGGACGGAGCCATTCGATCAAGAGGATCCAATTCTGAAATTCCCAAATGTTATTATAACACCACATGTTGCAGGAATCACAGAGTTGGTTTGCACTTGTTTCTTTGCAATACACAGA GTTGTTGGTGATGTTGCCCTCAAGCTTCACGCGGGGGAGCCATTCACCGAAATAGAATTTGTGAACTAG
- the LOC123082397 gene encoding oxalate oxidase 1 yields the protein MVYSKTIACMFTMLLLAPAIMATDPDPLQDFCVADLDDNAVRVNGYPCVPQSEAGDDFLFSSKLARGGNTSTPNGSAVTRLDVTEFPGENTQGISMNRVDFAPGGTNPPHIHPRATEIGLVVKGELLVGIIGSNESGNRLYSRVVRAGENFLIPRGLMHFQFNTGDTVATMFVSFNSQNPGIVFVPLTLFGSDPPIPTPVLTRALRVDAGVVELLKSRFAGGSFQAS from the coding sequence ATGGTCTACTCCAAAACCATAGCTTGCATGTTCACCATGCTGCTCCTTGCTCCGGCCATCATGGCCACGGACCCTGACCCTCTCCAGGACTTCTGTGTGGCCGACCTCGACGACAACGCAGTCCGGGTGAACGGATACCCGTGCGTGCCCCAGTCGGAAGCCGGCGACGACTTCCTCTTCTCCTCCAAGCTAGCCAGGGGCGGCAACACGTCCACCCCGAACGGCTCGGCCGTGACGAGGCTGGACGTGACGGAGTTCCCCGGCGAGAACACGCAGGGTATCTCCATGAACCGCGTGGACTTCGCGCCCGGGGGCACCAACCCGCCGCACATCCACCCGCGCGCCACCGAGATCGGCCTCGTGGTGAAAGGCGAGCTCCTCGTGGGCATCATCGGCAGCAACGAGTCCGGGAACAGGCTCTACTCCAGGGTGGTGCGCGCCGGCGAGAACTTCCTCATCCCGCGCGGCCTCATGCACTTCCAGTTCAACACCGGCGACACTGTGGCCACCATGTTTGTCTCCTTCAACAGCCAGAACCCCGGCATCGTCTTCGTGCCGCTCACGCTCTTCGGCTCCGACCCGCCCATCCCCACGCCGGTGCTCACTAGGGCTCTCCGGGTGGACGCCGGGGTGGTCGAACTTCTCAAGTCCAGGTTCGCCGGTGGGTCTTTCCAGGCCTCCTAA